The DNA sequence GAATACACCGCACTGAACCTTGCCGACCAAAGCCTGAGCCAGGCCCAGTTGATCGCCGCCATTGCCGCCCACCCGAAACTCATGGAACGGCCGATTCTCGAAGCCGCTGACAAGGCCGTGATCGGTCGTCCACCGGAGAAGATCCTGGAGATCCTGCCGTGAGCACGCCATACATCCTGGTGTTGTATTACAGCCGCAGCGGCTCCACCAACGAAATGGCCCGGCAGATCGCCCGTGGCATCGAGCAGGCCGGGCTGGAAGCCAGGCTGCGCACGGTGCCGGCGATTTCCACCGAGTGCGAAGCGGTGGCCCCGGACATCCCCGAACAAGGCCCGCTGTACGCGACCCTCGATGACCTGAAGAACTGCGCCGGCCTTGCCCTGGGCAGCCCGACCCGTTTCGGCAACATGGCCGCGCCGCTGAAGTACTTTCTCGACGGCACCAGCAATCTCTGGCTGACCGGCGCGCTGGTGGGCAAGCCGGCCGGGGTGTTCACCTCCACGGCAAGCCTGCACGGCGGCCAGGAAACCACCCTGCTGTCGATGATGCTGCCGTTGTTGCACCACGGCATGCTGATCACCGGACTGCCCTACAGCGAATCGGCTTTGATCGATACCGTGGGTGGCGGTACACCGTACGGCCCGAGTCATCACGCCGGCGCCGACGGCAAAAGCGGCTTGAACGAACACGAAGTCGCCTTGTGTCGGGCCCTGGGCTCGCGGCTGGCGAAAACTGCCCAACTGCTGGAGAACGGCCGTGGCTAAGAAGCCGAAAATCCTGCCGTCCATCCAGTGGCTGGAGCCGCGCGTACGCATCGCCCGAACCCTCAGCCTGCTGTGCTTTCTCGGCCTGGTGGGGTTGCTCAGCGGGTATTACTTGCTGATCGCCGACCTGCACGGCGCGCGGCCCTGGGTGATTCTGCTGATCGAGCTGGTGCCGCTGCTGATACTGGCGCCCGGCATGCTCAGCGGCAGCGCCCGTGGACACTCATGGATGTGTTTCGTGGTGAACCTGTACTTCATCAAGGGCGCGCTGGCGGCCTATGACCCGAACCGGCAACTGTTTGGCGTGCTCGAAATGGCGGCGAGCGTGGCGGTGTTCTGCTCGGCCTTGCTGTATGTGCGCTGGCGGTTTCAGTTGAACCGGCGGTTGGCGGGGGAAGGCGGGATTTCCGTCGCCTGATACACCGCTATCGGGAGCAAGCTCGCTCCCACAGGGTGCCATCGAGCCCTTGTGGGAGCTTGCTCGCGATGGCCGCAACGCGGCCTCAATGATTAACGGTATACGCCAGCATCATCGATATCTGGCTCATGGGCCGTCCCCCGCTCTCTTCATGCCACTGGTTGAAGGCATTCTGCACCGTCGCCAGGTCCCGCTGGCTGGTGGGGACTTTGTCGATGATGTCCTGGGCATTGAGCGCTGCCACTACGTCATAACTGGATGTGAAGGTGTCCTTGCCCATCATCCGCAGGTAGCGCGGCGCTGAGTGACCGCCCAGTTGATGGCCGTGTTTTTTCAGGTAGGTCCACAGACCGACAATGTCGGTCACTGGCCAGTCGGCGATCAGCGCGCCGAAGCTGCCCTTTTCATGGGCCACATCCAAGATCATTTGCGCGTTGCGTGGCACGCTCTTGAGCTTGCCCAGGTGGCGGATAATCCGCGTGTCCTGCATCAGTCGCTCCAGATGCTCTGCGCCCATCAGCACGACTTTTTCCGGGTCGAACTTGAAAAACACTTCCTCAAATGCCGGCCACTTGGCATCCACCAGGCTGTGCTTGAGCCCCGCGCGGAAGACCCGCAGCGCCATGGTCGAGAGGTAGCGGTCGTCGCTGATCTTGCGCAGTTGCGCCGGGGTCTTGGGAACCGGCAGGTGGGCTTCCAGTTCAGCCGCCGAACCGAAGCGGTTCAGACAATACTCGTGCAGCCACTTGTAATCGCGCATGCCCTCTCCTGGGGTCGGAAATGAAAACGGCGCCAGCGGCCCGTATAGCCAATGGCGCCGTGAATAGAGCGGTTGGGAGCGTCAGAGGTTCACCACGTTGACGAACCGCGGCGTGGCGTTTTCGTCGATGCGCAGGTTGGTGAAGTCGAACAGGTTACGGTCTGCCAGTTGCGATGGAATGACGTTCTGCAAACCGCGGAAAATGCTCTCGGTACGGCCCGGGGTCTTGCGTTCCCACTCCTGGAGCATCTCCTTGACCACCTGGCGCTGCAAGTTCTCCTGGGAGCCGCACAGGTTGCAGGGGATGATCGGGAATTGCTTGAAGTCCGAGTAGGCCTGGATGTCTTTCTCGCTGCAATAGGCCAACGGGCGGATCACCACATTGCGCCCGTCATCGGCCCGCAACTTTGGCGGCATGGCCTTGAGCGAGCCGTTGTAGAACATGTTCAGGAAAAATGTCTCGACGATGTCGTCGCGGTGGTGACCCAAGGCCATCTTGGTCGCGCCGATTTCGTCGGCGAAGGTGTAGAGCGTGCCGCGACGCAGGCGTGAACACAACGAGCAGGTGGTCTTGCCTTCGGGGATCAATTCCTTGACCACCGAATAGGTGTCTTTCTCGACGATGTGATATTCCACCCCCAGCGACTCGAGGTAGGCCGGCAGCACATGCTCGGGAAACCCGGGCTGCTTCTGGTCCATGTTCACCGCGACGATGTCGAACTTGATCGGTGCAACCTTCTGCAAATGCATCAGCACATCGAGCAAGGTATAGCTGTCCTTGCCGCCGGACAGGCAGACCATGACCTTGTCGCCGTCCTCGATCATGTTGAAATCGGCGACCGCCTCACCGGCCTGGCGGCGCAGGCGCTTTTGCAGTTTGTTCTGGTTGACCGTAAGAGTGCCCATGACGCGAAATCCGTGAGGTGTGACGAAAGGGCGGGATTTTAGCTTTTCAAGCAGCTACAAGCTACAAGCTGCAAGCCAGGCGCGGTGCCCTCTCTTGCGGCCTGAAGCTTGAAGCTTGAAGCTAATTAGCTATCAACAGCCTCTCATACAGCGCGATTTGCTCTAAGCCTCCCATCCCCCTGGCGATAACTCCTTTCTATACTGCGACATAAGGTCGCACACATATTCAGACCTTTACTTACTTGGCCACTTTGGCCCGTGTAGGCGCTCCGTTGGGGGGCGATGGCAATAACAAAGGAGTGACTGACTATGATCCATCATGTCGTGGGGCTCTTTACCCACCCTGATCAAGAATGGAAAGACATCCGTGGCGATCAGGAGGAAAGCATCAGCCACATGTACCTCACCCACACGCTGATCCTGGCGGCCATTCCGGCGGTATCAGCGTTTATCGGCACCACGCAGGTGGGATGGGTCATCGGCAGTCGTCCACCGGTGATGCTGACCCAGGAAAGCGCCCTGTGGATGACCGTCATGTCGTACCTGGCCATGCTCGGCGGTGTGGCGGTCATGGGCGCCTTCATCCACTGGATGGCCCGCACCTATGACGCCAACCCAAGCCTGGCCCGTTGCATCGCGTTCGCCACTTATACCGCGACACCGTTGTTCATTGGTGGCCTGGCGGCGCTCTACCCGCACATGTGGCTGGGGATGATCGTCGGCACGGCGGCGATCTGCTACACGGTCTACCTGCTGTATGTGGGCCTGCCCACCTTCATGAGCATTCCCCAGGACGAAGGCTTCCTGTTTTCCAGTTCGGTGCTCGCCGTCGGCCTGGTGGTGCTGGTGGCCATCATGGCGTTCACGGTGATTGTATGGGGGCTGGGTGTCG is a window from the Pseudomonas brassicacearum genome containing:
- the wrbA gene encoding NAD(P)H:quinone oxidoreductase; this translates as MSTPYILVLYYSRSGSTNEMARQIARGIEQAGLEARLRTVPAISTECEAVAPDIPEQGPLYATLDDLKNCAGLALGSPTRFGNMAAPLKYFLDGTSNLWLTGALVGKPAGVFTSTASLHGGQETTLLSMMLPLLHHGMLITGLPYSESALIDTVGGGTPYGPSHHAGADGKSGLNEHEVALCRALGSRLAKTAQLLENGRG
- a CDS encoding DUF2069 domain-containing protein, yielding MAKKPKILPSIQWLEPRVRIARTLSLLCFLGLVGLLSGYYLLIADLHGARPWVILLIELVPLLILAPGMLSGSARGHSWMCFVVNLYFIKGALAAYDPNRQLFGVLEMAASVAVFCSALLYVRWRFQLNRRLAGEGGISVA
- a CDS encoding DNA-3-methyladenine glycosylase I, whose product is MRDYKWLHEYCLNRFGSAAELEAHLPVPKTPAQLRKISDDRYLSTMALRVFRAGLKHSLVDAKWPAFEEVFFKFDPEKVVLMGAEHLERLMQDTRIIRHLGKLKSVPRNAQMILDVAHEKGSFGALIADWPVTDIVGLWTYLKKHGHQLGGHSAPRYLRMMGKDTFTSSYDVVAALNAQDIIDKVPTSQRDLATVQNAFNQWHEESGGRPMSQISMMLAYTVNH
- the ttcA gene encoding tRNA 2-thiocytidine(32) synthetase TtcA; translation: MGTLTVNQNKLQKRLRRQAGEAVADFNMIEDGDKVMVCLSGGKDSYTLLDVLMHLQKVAPIKFDIVAVNMDQKQPGFPEHVLPAYLESLGVEYHIVEKDTYSVVKELIPEGKTTCSLCSRLRRGTLYTFADEIGATKMALGHHRDDIVETFFLNMFYNGSLKAMPPKLRADDGRNVVIRPLAYCSEKDIQAYSDFKQFPIIPCNLCGSQENLQRQVVKEMLQEWERKTPGRTESIFRGLQNVIPSQLADRNLFDFTNLRIDENATPRFVNVVNL
- a CDS encoding Yip1 family protein, which gives rise to MIHHVVGLFTHPDQEWKDIRGDQEESISHMYLTHTLILAAIPAVSAFIGTTQVGWVIGSRPPVMLTQESALWMTVMSYLAMLGGVAVMGAFIHWMARTYDANPSLARCIAFATYTATPLFIGGLAALYPHMWLGMIVGTAAICYTVYLLYVGLPTFMSIPQDEGFLFSSSVLAVGLVVLVAIMAFTVIVWGLGVGPVYTN